The DNA sequence TTTGGTGTACGTCCTGCTTTATATTCATCTAAGAAATACATAAACACACGATCCCAATATTCTTGAACAAAATCCACACGATGAAGTTTGATTCCTAATTGATCAGCAACAGCTTTGGCATCCATATAATCCACTTCTTGTGGACAAACATCATCATTAACCGTTGGATTTCCTAAAATATCCGAGTTAGCAGCACTATCCCAATTTCGCATGAACACCCCCTCTACATCGTAGCCTTGTTCTTTTAATAAGTAAGCAGCCACTGAAGAGTCCACACCACCTGACATCCCAACGATGACTTTTTTTCCTTTATTTAAACTCATTTATTGAACCTCCAATATTCTTATATATATATCTTTATCGTCTAACAGACGGCATCATTTTCAAGCAAGTTTACTATAGTATCGTGCATGGACATGATGTTCTATTCTTTATTATAAGCAAAAACGACTGGATAAGCAATGCTTGACGATTTTCGACCACTTTTAATCAAAAAAAAGACAGTTTAAACTGTCTTTTTTTTAACGTTTTCCTTTATCGTATGGCTCACCCGCTGCTTTTGGTCCAACAATGTTGCGACTAAAAATCATTAAGGCAACAAGTGTCATCACATATGGTAACGCATTATAGAATTCCATTGGAATTTCAAGTGATTTTAATGTATCGTTAATTAAAGCTAATTGTCCTAATGTCTTCATAAATCCGAAGAAGAATGAAGCAAATAAAACTGACCATGGATTCCATTTACCGAAGATTAAAGCGGCTAATGCTAAGAATCCAAGACCGGCTACTGATCCATTAAACTCATTCGATGTCGTAACAATAATAATTGCTCCTCCAAGACCGGCTAAGAATCCTGAAGCTAATACACCAATGTAACGCATTTTATAAACATTGATTCCCATTGAATCGGCTGCTTGAGGATGCTCCCCACAAGCACGTAAACGTAAACCAAATGATGTTTTAAAAACAATATACCATGTTAAGATAACTAATCCTAAAACGATGAATGTTGTTAAATACATTTTACTAAAGAATAATGGCCCAATGACAGGAATATTAGATAAAACTGGCGCATCAAAGCGAGAAACACCTTTAACGATACTAATATTTTGTGATCCTGTTAACGTACGAGCTAAGAAGATCGTTACAGCAGGTGCTAATAAGTTAATGGCTGTCCCTGAAATAACTTGATCGGCCTTTAAATTAATACTTGCATAGGCATGAAGTAATGAGAAGGCACAACCGGCCACTCCTCCTAATAAAATTCCGATCCAAATAATCGAATCATTTCCAGCATAAAATTGATTAATAAATAAGGCTGTTGTAAAGCTTCCGACAATCATTAATCCTTCAAGACCAATGTTGACAACCCCACTACGCTCACTAAATAAACCACCTAATGCCGTCACTAACATAGGTGCTGTGAAGGCTAAGGCATAAGGCATCATTGAAACAATAAAATCCCACATTATTTCGCACCTCCATCTTTTTTCTTAGGAGCTACTTTTTTAAAGAAGCTTTGGATTAATAAAGCAATTGCTGAGAAGTAAATAATTGTTGAAATAATAATATCAATTAATTCACTTGGGATATTTGACATAGCTTGCATGAATGCTCCCCCAACCTTCATAAATCCAAATAACGCTGCTGATAAGAACACTCCGATTGGTGTATTTAAACCAAGTAATGCAACGGCAATTCCATCAAAACCTTGTGCTGGTAAAACCCCAACCTTAATATGGTTTGTATATCCTACATAGAATGTTGCCCCTGCAAGACCTGCTAATACACCGGCAATAATCATTGAAAGAATAATATTACGTGTTACTTTCATCCCTGCATATTGAGCGGCATCTTGATTATATCCAACGGCTTTTAGCTCATAACCAAATGTTGTTTTCTCTAAAATAAACCAAACAATAAAACATGCAATAATGGCAAGGATTAACCCTAAGTTAACCGCTGACCCACTAAAGAATGAAGTCATCCATTCTGTTTTTAATGACGCCGTTTCTAAAATAGTCGCTGACTC is a window from the Turicibacter bilis genome containing:
- a CDS encoding ABC transporter permease, yielding MKKFKFNLSDDAVQKKLSPFASVVLGFMVGFVVLFLLGYNPVEGFTYLFQGGFKGILSGNFKQFGNGLLQMTPLVLTGLSVAFAFRTGLFNIGVTGQMLVGGFMAVYLGATLDLPRFIHLPVAVIGAMIAGGVWAIVPGLLKAKFKIHEVVTSIMMNYIALWGVQYAVKVLIPGKYSTESATILETASLKTEWMTSFFSGSAVNLGLILAIIACFIVWFILEKTTFGYELKAVGYNQDAAQYAGMKVTRNIILSMIIAGVLAGLAGATFYVGYTNHIKVGVLPAQGFDGIAVALLGLNTPIGVFLSAALFGFMKVGGAFMQAMSNIPSELIDIIISTIIYFSAIALLIQSFFKKVAPKKKDGGAK
- a CDS encoding ABC transporter permease; translation: MWDFIVSMMPYALAFTAPMLVTALGGLFSERSGVVNIGLEGLMIVGSFTTALFINQFYAGNDSIIWIGILLGGVAGCAFSLLHAYASINLKADQVISGTAINLLAPAVTIFLARTLTGSQNISIVKGVSRFDAPVLSNIPVIGPLFFSKMYLTTFIVLGLVILTWYIVFKTSFGLRLRACGEHPQAADSMGINVYKMRYIGVLASGFLAGLGGAIIIVTTSNEFNGSVAGLGFLALAALIFGKWNPWSVLFASFFFGFMKTLGQLALINDTLKSLEIPMEFYNALPYVMTLVALMIFSRNIVGPKAAGEPYDKGKR